In a single window of the Agromyces sp. H17E-10 genome:
- a CDS encoding DUF7507 domain-containing protein, with protein sequence MVAGLVLPGAIQPAWAGPGSLISGVAWADTNRNGVRDPGEPVRAGVPVQLLSSPAGAVIASTTTNAAGVYSFPHAGDGTYVVRADAPGAFKFPDAASGQNDFARAGNPNPGEPERGVTAPFTITGATQVTALDAGLQPIATLVAKKLPEAVACDGFAITGTPPFDANDEPGNDSGPGNCIVRTDDNVMQSYSVSLTGLPTGASVPNVVAEFTVSSPDGAELELAGPGTNGIPAGCLAAVNGANPPSSRTLNPDGSITVTCNLGTMSSNVAAVQLAYRFTTETPIPSHASIAMHAYAGSGDAGVSPTVDGPAVEVTGTARWNLEKTLYPGNLNSGSGPDYTELTVDGTVHEGYIVRYMFKITDMLGGTGGAELVWPVTFTDVMPEFPNARIMLCRGAFGSDGVFGGSAWALECPSVTEVQGANGWQLGIRPLSGVGGDTGVGYMVMHVFVPMDEMNRAIDSAWEPGDDIPTGTFDYENAAKDTDTWAINGGALNYGDGHEPGWDGTGDNLAVREATAAAPRWDLQKVFRGGPTYGTETVAGAPTDGYYIDYNLTIIDLAGPDNVGPWLDHPVEFRDRLVSHPGAVLVSCFSLPEFNTGAPTCETGAQPTDGWDMSFEPNQAGFDARRGQFVARMFIPMSAMPADPCTSNVTLDLRNEAIGSEHWTVDGEPNNGTGFEPGWDGTTATGNNLDVRSIRPAASQCGAIVGDKQYIATETGGAYGGNPNQFRASYAGHTLNTLVYLDGNSNRVSVTDLQLCDVFDVSTQFIRPGGNAWISGTGSVNIADYVIEYAVGPNAVDTQAGPFDTSVSLFPSDTSSLTAAAMDCRGYAGPWSTDPTSFGADWRDHVNMMRVRPIDPTLTEVGPFRLNLMSGLQVRSHYNGGPNAGEMIPHRIRLANVGAWPAGGTGWSSVLRERRFEGPELQVDKTVTPTQYLPGDTAVWDLNVLANRTFAGMTMYDVKVVDTIPPDLHFDAACTQARLPEGVSMSYDQASRQVTFLGGDVDIVTTGVNQWIFHPTAAGARHLQICTTVDTLAQPGDTYVNTMQASASNSVSAPTDTATIQVVGSGQMGISKSVDKSFVASGDDYSWTLDWGNTSTVLSFQAPDVIDVLPWNGDAADGALSHRDQYATDYTGLAQLTGPIDAPTYIRGGGGGDVPGTWYYTTVAPATVDHDARDASNADPAAAGGRWVTAAEVTDFGDVTAVRFVSSGPLPVQSRVRAAIQAVSTSNTLDNVYVNRAMIYSPTFEEQPLLSNEPYVLMPGFSLGDLVWIDGNGNGRFDDGEAGVPGVTVQVRDADGDLVATEVTDADGRWSVAALPAGEYTAHIPAAMFASGGPLAGNVVRTVGSSEALDPNENADNNNTAAPDPATTGLTSSPVTLAFEYVDDDLVGGNGPAGDDVAGLAGPLIPDEFTTFTVDLAVMPAPAVDIEKSTNGQDADTAPGPFVAVDGNVRWTYVVTNTGGVDLTDVTVTDDRVDAADIDCDGTGGNVVAGPLAPDASFTCVATGTATVGQYENTGSVVGTDPTDVDVTDDDPSHYFGAEPAVDIEKATNGEDADEAPGPLVADGGTVAWTYVVTNTGNVPLTDITVTDDQVDAASIDCAGTGSNIVAGPIDPDETVTCIAAGVGVAGQYENTGSVVATGPVTTDVDGEEVPGVEVDDDDPSHYFGVDSSVDIEKATNGQDADEAPGPLVAVGGDVEWTYVVTNTGNVPLTNVTVTDDQVDAASIDCDGTGGNVIAGPLEPEASFTCVATGTATAGQYENTGTVVGTDTMDAEVTDGDPSHYFGVASAVDIEKATNGDDADEPTGPYIAPGGAVEWTYVVTNTGNVPLTNVTVTDDQVDAADIDCDGTGGNVIAGPLEPEGSFTCVATGTATAGQYANLGTVTAVDVLQAQVTDEDASHYFGAEPAIDIEKATNGDDADEAPGVPLTAGDDVVWTYVVTNTGNAPLVDIAVTDDKVDASEITCGDGESNVFEGPLAPGESFECTAAGVAITGAYVNTGTASGHVPGTELVVTDADPANYTGTAVVIPPTESPEPSDPPASTPPASAAGDLPDTGVAPLAGIVGGAIAIIVGFVVIVATRRRKA encoded by the coding sequence ATGGTTGCGGGGCTCGTGCTGCCAGGGGCGATACAGCCCGCCTGGGCCGGCCCCGGAAGCCTGATCTCGGGCGTCGCCTGGGCCGACACGAACCGCAATGGAGTCCGAGACCCGGGCGAGCCGGTGCGGGCCGGTGTGCCCGTCCAGCTGCTGTCGTCGCCCGCCGGCGCGGTGATCGCGTCGACGACGACGAACGCGGCGGGTGTCTACAGCTTCCCGCATGCGGGGGACGGCACGTACGTCGTGCGGGCCGACGCCCCGGGCGCGTTCAAGTTCCCCGACGCGGCGAGCGGGCAGAACGACTTCGCGCGGGCGGGTAACCCGAATCCGGGTGAACCCGAGCGGGGCGTGACCGCGCCGTTCACCATCACCGGAGCGACGCAGGTGACCGCGCTCGATGCGGGTCTGCAGCCGATCGCGACGCTGGTGGCGAAGAAGCTGCCTGAAGCGGTCGCCTGCGACGGGTTCGCCATCACGGGCACGCCGCCGTTCGACGCGAACGACGAGCCGGGCAACGACTCCGGTCCCGGCAACTGCATCGTGCGTACCGACGACAACGTGATGCAGTCGTACTCCGTCTCGCTGACCGGCCTGCCCACGGGGGCGTCGGTGCCGAACGTCGTCGCCGAGTTCACCGTCTCCTCGCCCGACGGCGCGGAGCTCGAGTTGGCCGGTCCCGGCACGAACGGAATCCCGGCCGGATGCCTCGCGGCGGTGAACGGCGCCAATCCGCCGTCGTCGCGCACGCTGAACCCCGACGGATCCATCACGGTGACCTGCAACCTGGGCACGATGTCGTCGAACGTCGCAGCGGTGCAGCTCGCCTACCGGTTCACGACCGAGACGCCGATTCCGTCGCACGCGAGCATCGCGATGCACGCCTACGCGGGCTCCGGCGATGCGGGCGTATCGCCCACGGTCGACGGCCCGGCCGTCGAGGTCACCGGGACGGCGCGCTGGAACCTGGAGAAGACGCTCTATCCCGGCAACCTCAACAGCGGGTCGGGCCCCGACTACACCGAACTGACCGTCGACGGCACGGTGCACGAGGGCTACATCGTCCGCTACATGTTCAAGATCACCGACATGCTCGGCGGCACCGGCGGCGCCGAACTCGTGTGGCCGGTCACCTTCACCGACGTGATGCCCGAGTTCCCGAACGCTCGCATCATGCTCTGCCGTGGTGCGTTCGGCAGTGACGGCGTGTTCGGAGGATCCGCTTGGGCGCTCGAGTGCCCGAGCGTGACCGAGGTGCAGGGCGCCAACGGCTGGCAGCTCGGCATCCGCCCGCTCAGCGGAGTGGGCGGCGACACCGGTGTCGGCTACATGGTGATGCACGTGTTCGTGCCGATGGACGAGATGAACCGGGCCATCGACTCCGCATGGGAGCCGGGAGACGACATTCCGACCGGCACATTCGACTACGAGAATGCCGCGAAGGACACCGACACCTGGGCGATCAACGGCGGCGCACTGAACTACGGCGACGGTCACGAACCCGGCTGGGACGGCACCGGCGACAACCTCGCGGTGCGTGAAGCGACTGCCGCGGCTCCGCGGTGGGACCTGCAGAAGGTGTTCCGCGGTGGACCGACCTATGGCACGGAGACCGTCGCAGGAGCGCCGACCGACGGGTACTACATCGACTACAACCTGACGATCATCGACCTGGCCGGCCCCGACAACGTCGGACCGTGGCTCGATCACCCGGTCGAGTTCCGGGACCGGTTGGTCAGCCACCCCGGGGCCGTGCTCGTGTCGTGCTTCTCCCTCCCCGAGTTCAACACGGGCGCCCCGACGTGCGAGACCGGCGCGCAGCCCACCGATGGGTGGGACATGAGCTTCGAGCCGAATCAGGCCGGATTCGACGCGCGACGCGGTCAGTTCGTCGCGCGCATGTTCATCCCCATGTCGGCGATGCCGGCCGACCCCTGCACGTCGAACGTCACGCTCGACCTGCGCAACGAGGCGATCGGCTCCGAGCATTGGACCGTCGATGGCGAGCCGAACAACGGCACGGGCTTCGAACCCGGATGGGACGGCACGACGGCGACGGGCAACAACCTCGACGTGCGCAGCATCCGGCCGGCCGCGAGCCAGTGCGGTGCGATCGTCGGCGACAAGCAGTACATCGCCACCGAGACGGGCGGCGCGTACGGCGGCAACCCGAACCAGTTCCGCGCGAGCTATGCGGGCCACACGCTGAACACGCTCGTGTACCTCGACGGCAACAGCAACCGCGTCTCGGTGACCGACCTGCAGCTGTGCGACGTCTTCGACGTCTCGACGCAGTTCATCCGCCCCGGCGGCAACGCCTGGATCTCCGGCACCGGCTCGGTGAACATCGCCGACTACGTCATCGAGTACGCCGTCGGCCCGAACGCGGTCGACACACAGGCCGGGCCGTTCGACACCTCGGTCAGCCTGTTCCCGAGCGACACGTCGTCGCTCACTGCTGCAGCGATGGACTGCCGCGGGTACGCCGGGCCGTGGTCGACCGATCCGACGAGTTTCGGAGCCGACTGGCGCGACCACGTCAACATGATGCGGGTGCGACCGATCGATCCCACCCTCACAGAGGTCGGGCCGTTCCGGCTCAACCTGATGTCGGGCCTGCAGGTCCGCTCGCACTACAACGGCGGTCCGAACGCGGGTGAGATGATTCCGCACCGCATTCGCCTGGCGAACGTGGGCGCCTGGCCGGCCGGCGGCACCGGCTGGTCGAGCGTGCTACGTGAACGACGCTTCGAAGGACCCGAGCTGCAGGTCGACAAGACCGTCACGCCGACCCAGTACCTTCCCGGGGACACGGCCGTGTGGGACCTCAACGTGCTGGCCAACAGGACGTTCGCCGGCATGACGATGTACGACGTGAAGGTCGTCGACACGATCCCACCAGACCTGCACTTCGACGCCGCGTGCACCCAGGCGAGGCTGCCCGAGGGCGTTTCGATGAGCTACGACCAGGCGAGTCGGCAAGTCACCTTCCTCGGTGGAGACGTCGACATCGTGACGACGGGCGTCAACCAGTGGATCTTCCACCCGACCGCGGCCGGGGCCCGCCACCTGCAGATCTGCACCACGGTGGACACACTCGCCCAGCCGGGTGACACCTACGTGAACACGATGCAGGCGAGCGCGAGCAACTCGGTGAGCGCGCCCACCGACACCGCCACCATCCAGGTCGTGGGGTCGGGGCAGATGGGCATCTCGAAGAGCGTCGACAAGTCGTTCGTCGCGAGCGGTGACGACTACTCGTGGACGCTCGACTGGGGCAACACCTCGACCGTGCTGTCGTTCCAGGCGCCTGACGTGATCGACGTGCTGCCGTGGAACGGCGACGCTGCCGATGGCGCGCTCTCGCATCGTGATCAGTACGCGACCGACTACACCGGTCTCGCGCAGCTCACCGGGCCGATTGACGCCCCGACCTACATTCGCGGCGGTGGTGGCGGCGACGTGCCCGGCACGTGGTACTACACGACCGTCGCCCCGGCGACGGTGGACCACGACGCGCGCGATGCGTCGAACGCCGACCCGGCCGCGGCCGGTGGCCGGTGGGTGACGGCCGCCGAGGTGACCGACTTCGGCGACGTGACGGCGGTGCGGTTCGTCTCGAGCGGACCGCTGCCGGTGCAGTCACGCGTGCGCGCGGCGATTCAAGCGGTGTCGACGAGCAACACGCTCGACAACGTGTACGTGAACCGCGCGATGATCTACTCGCCCACGTTCGAGGAGCAGCCCCTGCTGTCGAACGAGCCGTACGTGCTGATGCCGGGCTTCAGCCTCGGCGACCTCGTGTGGATCGACGGCAACGGCAACGGTCGCTTCGACGACGGCGAAGCCGGAGTTCCCGGCGTGACCGTGCAGGTGCGCGACGCCGACGGCGACCTCGTCGCGACCGAGGTGACCGACGCCGACGGCCGTTGGTCGGTGGCGGCGCTCCCGGCGGGCGAGTACACCGCGCACATCCCGGCCGCGATGTTCGCCTCGGGCGGCCCGCTCGCAGGCAACGTGGTGCGCACCGTCGGGTCGAGCGAGGCGCTCGATCCGAACGAGAACGCGGACAACAACAACACGGCCGCGCCCGACCCCGCGACGACCGGGTTGACCAGTTCGCCCGTCACACTCGCGTTCGAGTACGTCGACGACGACCTCGTCGGGGGCAACGGGCCGGCCGGCGATGATGTCGCCGGGCTCGCCGGGCCGCTCATTCCCGACGAGTTCACGACGTTCACGGTTGATCTCGCGGTCATGCCGGCGCCCGCCGTCGACATCGAGAAGTCGACGAACGGCCAGGACGCCGACACCGCCCCCGGCCCGTTCGTCGCGGTCGACGGCAATGTGCGCTGGACCTACGTCGTCACGAACACCGGCGGGGTGGACCTGACCGACGTCACCGTGACCGATGACCGGGTCGACGCGGCCGACATCGACTGCGACGGCACCGGAGGCAACGTCGTCGCGGGCCCGCTCGCACCGGATGCCTCGTTCACGTGCGTCGCGACCGGCACCGCCACGGTCGGCCAGTACGAGAACACGGGCTCGGTCGTCGGCACCGACCCGACCGATGTCGACGTGACCGACGACGACCCGTCGCACTACTTCGGTGCGGAGCCGGCGGTCGACATCGAGAAGGCGACGAACGGTGAGGACGCCGACGAGGCGCCGGGTCCCCTCGTCGCCGACGGCGGCACGGTGGCGTGGACGTATGTGGTCACCAACACCGGCAACGTTCCGTTGACCGACATCACGGTGACCGACGACCAGGTGGATGCCGCGAGCATCGACTGCGCCGGAACCGGCAGCAACATCGTGGCCGGCCCGATCGACCCCGACGAGACGGTGACGTGCATCGCGGCCGGTGTCGGGGTCGCGGGCCAGTACGAGAACACGGGCAGCGTGGTCGCCACGGGCCCGGTCACCACCGATGTCGACGGTGAGGAGGTGCCCGGGGTCGAGGTCGACGACGACGACCCGTCGCACTACTTCGGCGTCGACTCGTCGGTCGACATCGAGAAGGCCACGAACGGTCAGGATGCCGATGAGGCGCCCGGTCCGCTGGTCGCGGTCGGCGGCGATGTCGAGTGGACGTATGTGGTGACGAACACGGGCAACGTGCCGCTCACGAACGTGACGGTCACCGATGACCAGGTGGATGCCGCGAGCATCGACTGCGATGGCACGGGCGGCAATGTCATCGCGGGCCCGCTCGAGCCAGAGGCATCCTTCACCTGTGTCGCCACCGGCACGGCGACCGCCGGCCAGTACGAGAACACGGGCACCGTGGTCGGCACCGACACCATGGATGCCGAAGTGACCGACGGCGACCCGTCGCACTACTTCGGCGTGGCGTCGGCGGTCGACATCGAGAAGGCGACGAACGGTGACGACGCCGACGAGCCGACCGGCCCGTACATCGCTCCGGGCGGCGCCGTCGAGTGGACCTACGTGGTGACGAACACCGGCAACGTGCCGCTCACCAACGTGACCGTCACCGACGACCAGGTCGACGCGGCCGACATCGACTGCGACGGCACGGGCGGCAACGTGATCGCGGGGCCGCTCGAGCCCGAGGGCTCGTTCACGTGCGTCGCGACCGGCACCGCCACGGCCGGGCAGTACGCGAACCTCGGCACCGTGACCGCGGTCGACGTGCTGCAGGCCCAGGTCACCGACGAGGACGCCTCGCACTACTTCGGTGCGGAGCCCGCGATCGACATCGAGAAGGCCACCAACGGTGACGACGCCGACGAGGCGCCCGGCGTGCCGCTGACGGCCGGTGACGACGTCGTCTGGACGTACGTGGTCACCAACACCGGCAACGCACCGCTCGTCGACATCGCGGTGACCGACGACAAGGTGGATGCCTCGGAGATCACCTGCGGCGATGGCGAGTCGAACGTGTTCGAGGGGCCGCTGGCTCCGGGCGAGTCGTTCGAGTGCACCGCGGCGGGCGTCGCCATCACCGGTGCTTACGTGAACACCGGCACGGCGAGCGGTCACGTACCGGGCACCGAGCTCGTCGTGACCGACGCCGACCCGGCGAACTACACGGGCACGGCCGTCGTGATTCCGCCGACCGAGTCGCCCGAGCCGAGCGACCCGCCGGCGTCCACCCCTCCGGCGAGCGCGGCCGGCGACCTGCCCGACACGGGCGTCGCCCCCCTGGCCGGCATCGTCGGCGGCGCGATCGCGATCATCGTCGGGTTCGTCGTGATCGTCGCCACCCGCCGCCGCAAGGCCTAG
- the ubiE gene encoding bifunctional demethylmenaquinone methyltransferase/2-methoxy-6-polyprenyl-1,4-benzoquinol methylase UbiE, whose protein sequence is MTRADLGKDPREVSAMFDRVAAAYDRTNNVLSVGNAPLWRVATTRAVDPKPGERILDVAAGTGTSSASLAKSGASVVAADFSPGMIEVGRNRQAHVPNLVFVEADATKLPFDDESFDAVTISFGLRNVNEPKKALDEFFRVTKPGGRLVICEFSHPPVAFVRLGYDVYQRYVMPPLVKLSSSNDTAYEYLNESIKAWPDQPTLASWIRESGYTKVAWRNLTMGVVALHRARKAG, encoded by the coding sequence ATGACGCGCGCAGACCTCGGCAAGGACCCCCGCGAGGTGTCGGCGATGTTCGATCGCGTCGCCGCCGCGTACGACCGCACGAACAACGTGCTCTCGGTCGGCAATGCCCCGCTGTGGCGAGTTGCGACGACGCGTGCGGTCGACCCGAAGCCGGGCGAGCGCATCCTCGACGTCGCGGCCGGCACGGGCACCTCGAGCGCGAGCCTCGCGAAGTCGGGCGCCTCGGTCGTCGCGGCCGATTTCTCGCCGGGCATGATCGAAGTCGGTCGCAACCGGCAGGCCCACGTGCCGAACCTCGTGTTCGTCGAGGCCGACGCGACGAAGCTGCCGTTCGACGACGAGTCGTTCGACGCCGTCACGATCTCGTTCGGCCTGCGCAACGTCAACGAGCCGAAGAAAGCGCTCGACGAGTTCTTCCGCGTGACGAAGCCCGGCGGACGCCTCGTGATCTGCGAGTTCTCGCACCCGCCCGTCGCCTTCGTGCGCCTCGGCTACGACGTGTACCAGCGGTACGTGATGCCGCCGCTCGTGAAGCTCTCGAGCTCGAACGACACCGCCTACGAGTACCTCAACGAGTCGATCAAGGCGTGGCCCGACCAGCCGACGCTCGCGTCGTGGATCCGCGAGTCGGGTTACACCAAGGTCGCGTGGCGCAACCTCACGATGGGCGTCGTCGCCCTGCACCGGGCCCGCAAGGCGGGTTGA
- a CDS encoding polyprenyl synthetase family protein: MNPSHPVARRGSALAANLGLSERVFASAADKAMARAIDEGIERVEAGLVREVQFADSIADVSTRYLLEAGGKRVRPMLTLLTAQLGAGITDDVVTAAEAIEITHLGSLYHDDVMDDSDRRRGVPSAHAVWGNSVAILTGDLLFARASQLMASLGERAIKMQADTFERLVLGQLHETVGPTPADDPIEHYIQVLADKTGSLIAAAAQSGIVFSGADPAFEAPIIEFGEKVGVAFQLIDDVIDLSPQPEETGKVPGTDLRAGVVTLPLLRLAEMAKTDAAAAELYARIERDVLPVTAPAELGDPLDTNTMASRIVPSRATVDAIVAELRAHEATKATLAEAHRWANEAVAALAPLPDGSVKKALTRFAETVVDRQS, encoded by the coding sequence GTGAATCCGAGCCACCCGGTCGCACGTCGCGGCTCAGCGCTCGCCGCCAATCTGGGCCTGAGCGAGCGGGTCTTCGCGTCCGCCGCCGACAAGGCCATGGCGCGGGCGATCGACGAGGGCATCGAACGTGTCGAGGCGGGCCTCGTGCGCGAGGTGCAGTTCGCCGACTCCATCGCCGACGTCTCGACGCGGTACCTGCTCGAGGCGGGCGGCAAGCGGGTTCGCCCGATGCTCACCCTGCTCACCGCGCAGCTCGGCGCGGGCATCACCGACGACGTCGTGACCGCCGCCGAGGCGATCGAGATCACGCACCTCGGCTCGCTGTACCACGACGACGTCATGGACGACTCCGACCGCCGACGCGGTGTGCCGAGCGCGCACGCGGTGTGGGGCAACTCGGTCGCGATCCTCACGGGAGACCTGCTGTTCGCGCGTGCGAGCCAGCTCATGGCGAGCCTCGGCGAGCGGGCGATCAAGATGCAGGCCGACACGTTCGAGCGGCTCGTGCTCGGGCAGTTGCACGAGACGGTCGGGCCGACCCCCGCCGACGACCCGATCGAGCACTACATCCAGGTGCTCGCCGACAAGACCGGCTCGCTCATCGCGGCGGCCGCGCAGTCGGGCATCGTCTTCTCGGGCGCCGACCCGGCGTTCGAGGCGCCCATCATCGAGTTCGGCGAGAAGGTGGGCGTCGCCTTCCAGCTCATCGACGACGTGATCGACCTGTCGCCCCAGCCCGAGGAGACGGGCAAGGTGCCCGGCACCGACCTGCGGGCGGGTGTGGTCACCCTGCCGCTGTTGCGGCTAGCCGAGATGGCGAAGACGGATGCCGCTGCAGCAGAGCTCTACGCCCGCATCGAGCGCGATGTGCTGCCGGTGACGGCGCCGGCCGAGCTGGGCGACCCGCTCGACACCAACACGATGGCATCGCGCATCGTGCCGTCGCGTGCGACGGTCGACGCGATCGTCGCCGAGCTGCGCGCGCACGAGGCCACGAAGGCGACGCTCGCCGAGGCGCACCGGTGGGCGAACGAGGCCGTGGCGGCGCTCGCCCCGCTGCCCGACGGCAGCGTGAAGAAGGCGCTGACCCGGTTCGCCGAGACGGTCGTCGACCGGCAGAGTTAG
- a CDS encoding cupin domain-containing protein, with protein sequence MSDSFVVVAVAGDDLASENPIVAGRVSSARVLKADGVRLMHLAFDTGEALTEHSAAVPITVQCLAGRFRVEAGDESTELSPGGIVYIAARVQHAVHALEAGRLLLALHG encoded by the coding sequence ATGAGTGATTCGTTCGTCGTCGTGGCCGTGGCAGGCGACGATCTGGCCTCGGAGAATCCGATCGTTGCGGGCCGGGTCAGCTCGGCCCGGGTGCTGAAGGCCGACGGGGTGCGGCTCATGCACCTCGCGTTCGACACCGGTGAGGCGCTGACCGAGCACAGCGCCGCGGTGCCGATCACGGTGCAGTGCCTCGCCGGCCGGTTCCGGGTCGAGGCGGGCGATGAATCGACCGAGCTCTCACCGGGCGGCATCGTGTACATCGCCGCGCGAGTTCAGCACGCGGTGCATGCGCTCGAAGCGGGGCGGCTGCTGCTCGCGTTGCACGGCTGA
- a CDS encoding FAD-dependent oxidoreductase, with protein MTRNKLRLAIVGAGPAGIYAADILLKAERNFDVSIDLFDHLPAPYGLVRYGVAPDHPRIKGIITALREVLDRGDIRIFGNVRFGEDITLDDLKQHYNAVIFATGAVRDAPLNIPGIELEGSYGAADFVSWFDGHPDVPRTWPLEAREVAVIGNGNVALDVSRMLAKHVEDLMVTEIPANVAAGLAASPVTDVHVFGRRGPTSVKFTPLELRELGELRDVDMIVYDEDFDYDDAARAAVSGNKQVFVIDKVLNQWRQREVGQASRRLHLHFFAKPLEITSNGDGKVAGIRWERTKSDGAGGVVGTGETRELPIQAVYRAVGYFGSPLPGVPFDKKFGVIPNHEGQVLTRDKETGEARQMYGVYATGWIKRGPVGLIGHTKSDAMETIKHLINDLGNWWRPESPSEESVIELLESRGIRWTDLDGWHRLDEHEQALGSAEERVRIKVVPRDEMVEVSRGEVA; from the coding sequence GTGACGAGGAACAAGCTGCGACTGGCGATCGTCGGAGCCGGCCCCGCCGGCATCTACGCCGCCGACATCCTGCTGAAGGCCGAGCGCAACTTCGACGTCTCGATCGACCTGTTCGATCACCTGCCGGCCCCGTACGGTCTCGTGCGCTACGGGGTCGCGCCCGACCACCCGCGCATCAAGGGCATCATCACGGCCCTGCGCGAGGTGCTCGATCGCGGTGACATCCGCATCTTCGGCAACGTGCGCTTCGGCGAGGACATCACGCTCGACGACCTCAAGCAGCACTACAACGCGGTGATCTTCGCGACGGGTGCGGTGCGCGACGCTCCGCTCAACATTCCGGGCATCGAGCTCGAGGGCTCGTACGGCGCGGCCGACTTCGTGAGCTGGTTCGACGGGCACCCCGACGTGCCGCGCACGTGGCCGCTCGAGGCTCGCGAGGTGGCCGTGATCGGCAACGGCAACGTCGCCCTCGACGTGTCGCGCATGCTCGCGAAGCACGTCGAAGACCTCATGGTGACCGAGATTCCCGCCAACGTGGCCGCCGGGCTCGCGGCATCCCCGGTCACCGACGTGCACGTGTTCGGGCGGCGCGGCCCGACCTCGGTGAAGTTCACCCCGCTCGAACTGCGCGAGCTCGGCGAGCTGCGCGATGTGGACATGATCGTCTACGACGAGGACTTCGACTACGACGACGCCGCGCGCGCTGCGGTGTCGGGCAACAAGCAGGTGTTCGTCATCGACAAGGTGCTGAACCAGTGGCGTCAGCGCGAGGTCGGCCAGGCGTCGCGCCGGCTGCACCTGCACTTCTTCGCGAAGCCGCTCGAGATCACGAGCAACGGCGACGGCAAGGTCGCGGGCATCCGCTGGGAGCGCACGAAGTCGGACGGCGCGGGCGGGGTCGTCGGCACGGGCGAGACCCGCGAGCTGCCGATCCAGGCCGTGTACCGCGCGGTCGGCTACTTCGGGTCGCCGCTGCCGGGTGTGCCGTTCGACAAGAAGTTCGGCGTGATCCCGAACCACGAGGGCCAGGTGCTCACGCGCGACAAGGAGACGGGCGAGGCCCGCCAGATGTACGGCGTCTACGCGACCGGCTGGATCAAGCGCGGCCCGGTGGGCCTCATCGGCCACACCAAGTCGGACGCGATGGAGACCATCAAGCACCTCATCAACGACCTCGGCAACTGGTGGCGCCCCGAGTCGCCGTCGGAGGAGTCGGTGATCGAGCTGCTCGAGTCCCGCGGCATCCGCTGGACCGACCTCGACGGCTGGCACCGCCTCGACGAGCACGAGCAGGCGCTCGGCTCGGCCGAGGAGCGCGTGCGCATCAAGGTCGTTCCCCGCGACGAGATGGTCGAGGTCTCGCGCGGCGAGGTGGCGTAG